The DNA region TGGCCTGCCTGCACATGGGGCGGCTCATGGCCTATTACGGCCGGCCGGGCGAAGCCATGGCTATGCTCATCCAGGGCAAGGAGGAGGTGGAGCGCCTGGGAGATTCGGACATCCACAAGGCCGCGGCCGAGTTTTTGGGGCTTTGCAGCATCCACCAGGGAAAATTTTTGGAGGCCGTCGGATACTTTCAGACGGCGGAGCAATCCTTCGCCCAAAACCAGGACCGGCTGCTTTTTTACCCCACCATCCTATGGAACCTGGGCATTACCCTGTTTTTCAACGGCCAGGTTCCCCGGGCCCTGGGCTTTTTCCACTCCTACTGGATTCTCGCCCGCGACATGGGGTGGTCCGCCGTGGCTTGCATCGCCCGGGCCTTGCTGGGCCTGGCCCTGGCTACGGCGCGAAAAAATCCCCAGGCCCTGCATCACTTGCAGGAGGCGCTTAAAGACGCAACCCAAGCCAACAACGAATACGCCCTGTTCATCGCCCGGGCCGGCATGGCGATCCATGCCTATTACGAGGACCGGAACCAGGAATCCTTCGCTATTTTGCATCAGGCCCTGGTGGAGGGCCGGCAGGCCGCCACCGCTCCCATGCTCTCCAGTTTGTTCATCGTGGACATGCTGCCCGAGTTCAACCGGCAGGAGCGGGACGCCTCGCTGGGCAAGTGGAATTATCAAAGACAAATGGAGCGGGCCATGAACCAGGAAGGGGTGCTTTCCAACGGCGTGGGCATGCGTCTGCGGGGAGAGCAGCGGCTGCGCAACGGGGAAAGCCCGCTATTGGCCATGGAGGATTTTGAATCCAGCATTCGCCAATTCCAAAAGGTAGGCGCAGTGTTCGCCCAGAACAAAACCTTCATCGCCGCAGCCATGCTGCACCTTGCGGAAGGAAACCAAGGGCAGGCTGCTGACGTGGCCTTCAAGGTCTGGCAGAGAATCCGGGGCATGGGCCTGGACAAAGACCTGCTGCCTGTGGAGTTGCAGCGGCTGCTGGACGAACAAGGGCGTTGGCAAGAGGCGGAAGACAGCCTGGAAAACTTTATCGCCAGATACATGAACGCCCTCAAAGTATTGGATCAAATCGAAGACGAGGAGGAGTTGCTGTACGAGGTCATCCGCAGGCAGTTGCTGCTTTTGATCGCCGAACGGGGCGTGCTGTTCGTCCCCGATCCCAACGACCAAGCCTCCCTGATTTTCCGCACGGGCTGCAACCTGTCCCGGCAGGAAACCGGATCTCCGTCCTTCCGCGCCAGCCTGGATCTGGTCGCCAGGGCGTTTCATGAGGACGCGGTGATCGTGGAAGGGCTTCCCCAGGACCCGGACGCCCCGGCCGAACTCGGGCGCCGGCGGGCCCTGGCCCTGCCCATCTTAGCCCCCGGACATCTGCGGGGAGTCATATACCTGGAAAGCATGTACGTGAACGACGCCTTTGACCTGGTTCCCCACTCCCTGCTCAAGCTGGGCGCGGAGCACCTGGCCCGGTACGTCCATAATCTGGTGGAATGCATCCGGCTGCGCCAGGAGGCCAGCCGCCTGGCCTCGTTCAAGGAAATCCGTTTCGGGCAGCGCAAGGACGATTCCATCATCACCCGGTCAAGAGCCATGTTTCAGATTTTGGAGCAGGCGGAAATGGCGGCCCGGTCAGAGGCCACTTTGCTGGTTACCGGCGAGACGGGCACAGGCAAGGAGCTGCTGGTCAAACGCATTCACCACTTCAGCAACCGGTCCAAAGGCCCCATGGTGACCGTGGACTCCACCACCATCCCGGAAAACCTGGTGGAAAGCGAGCTCTTCGGCCACGAAAAAGGCGCCTTCACCGGCGCGGACTCCCGCAAGCTGGGCTTGATCGAAATGGCCCACGAAGGCACCCTGTTTATCGACGAAATCGGCGAACTGCCCCCCCAGACCCAGGTGAAGCTGCTCCGCGCTTTGGAATCCCGGACCTTCCACCGGGTCGGGGGCGCCCAGGCCGTAAAATCCGACTTCCGGCTGGTGGCCGCCACAAACCGAAGCCTGGCAAAAGAGGTGGAGCAGGGCCGGTTCCGCCAGGATCTGTATTACCGGCTGAACGTCATCCATCTGGTTCTTCCTCCTTTACGGGAGCGGGGGGACGACGTGATTGTGCTGGCGCGCCATTTCCTGGACCATTACTGCTCCAAATACGGCTTCAAGCCCCTGAACTTCAACAGGCGCGACGAAGATATGCTGACCGGCTACTCGTGGCCGGGCAATGTGCGGGAGTTGAAAAACGTCATCGAACGGGCCGTGATTCTCTCGGGAGGGCGCAGGCCCGCCCTGGACATCCGGGGCGGAGTCCAGGCCGAAGGCCGGGATTTTTTCAGCGGAGCGCCCACCATGGAAGAGGTGCAACGCCGGTACATCACCAAGGTGCTGGAAAAAACCAAAGGCCGCATCGACGGCCCGGGCGGCGCCGCGGAAATACTCGGCATGAAGCGCTCCACCCTGTACTCCCGCATGTACAAGCTGGGTCTAAAAGACGTGGGGAAAAAAGAATAATCGGGAGCGCCTTCCTGGCCATTGTTTTCAACCGCAGAAGACACGGAAAGCACAGTCGGAAACATTTTGACGAATTTCGGGCGTTCCATGGTTTGAAACGAATTTTTGTCGGGTCGCTTCGCATGGGACTCCAGGAATTCATATCATTCCGGGCAGGTCAGGCGCCTTTGAATTTTAAATAAATGCACGGCGGCTCCGCGTGACCCGACCTACGCGACCCGACTGTAACATGCATGATTTCAAGGTATTATGTAGGTCGGATTACGCGAAGCTGCACAATGAAATTTGAGGCGTATAGACTCCGCCTTACCGCATCCGAACCCGAAGTATGGCAAGCTCGCGCGCAGCAACCCGACATTCAAAGTGTATAACCCTGGGTTAAAACAAGCTGCGGAACAGGCGTTAATCAAATGGATTGAAAAGTGTTTGGGAGGTTCATAATGGATACGAATCCGGGAGATCTGTTAATAAAGGAACTTTTGGAAGCCCCCTATAGGTTTGACGATGAAGGAAAGACTTATTCATTGTTGCAGGAATGTTTTCACGGGTATCCGTTAAACAAATTGAGCCCACTGCTTGCTTCCAGTAATATTGTTGTTCAACAAGCGGCCATTTGGGTTGCGTCTGAGTTAGGGAGGGACGCCGTTCCTCTTATGGATGACGTGATGCCCTTAGTGGATCATAAAGATCGCTACATAAAGTACCATGCATTGGAAGTTGTAATGATTTGTTCCTTTGGAGAGCATCTTAACAAGTTTCTGTCTATTGTATTTTCCTTGACAAGTGATGATGTTGTTATTCGGCGTCTTGCGATGAGGTTGCTCGCAAATGCCAATAAAGCCCAAATTATGAATGCAATAAATATGTTAGAAGGCAAAGATGCAGGTCAGCACTCACATCACTTAATGGGGTTGGATGCGCTCATAAACGCCATTTCTTATGATGAAATGCAAATCGTCTCCATGATGAATTCCGATGTTTCGTTAATAAGAAAGTATGGAGCATTAGTCGCTGAGGAAAATTGCAATAGGTTCCCTCATTTGATAAAAATGGCCGGCTCAAGCTCTGATTCGGACATTTCTGAGTTTGCCTATCACTTACATGGGGCAATCGGATTTCCAAGAATAAATGACGATGAATTTTTTGAGAATTCCTTAACCAAGTAAGCAACTCCATAGAAAGGCGTCGAGGGCGGCTGGCAAGCGGCAATTGGATAAAAAGGGAAGGAAGCTAAGGGGGGCTCCCAGTTCCCCAAGACAAAAAGCTTCTTGTCGGGTCGCTTCGCGGGGGATTTCAGGAATTCATATCATTCCGGGCAGGTCAGGCGCCTTTGAATTTTAAATAAATACATAACGGCTCCGCGTGACCCGACCTACGCGACCCAACTGTAACATGCATGATTTCAAGGTATTATGTAGGTCGGGTTACGCGAAGCTGCACAATGAAATTTGAGGCGTATAGACTCTGTTTTGCCGCGCCCGAACTCGAAATATGGCAAGCTCGTGCGCAGCAACCCGACATTCCCATTTTAAGGTAATCCCACGCTCTTGCCGGAAGTCGCCCCTACAACCTTTGAATCAAATACACGAACACCGGCAGGCGGCTGATGCTTTTCAGGTCAAAATAGCGATCCAGCAGTTGCTCGTCCTCCCCCCTGTTTTTCAAGGGGGAAAGATACACCGCCCCTTTGCCTCGTGAAGGCCCGGGAGCGTTTTTAAGCAAATCCTCCAGGGCCGGAAAATGGCCTTGGGGCAGCCTTTCGCCCATGAGAAAATTGCCCGTGACCTCAACATTTTCATACCGGGAATTTACGGCATGCATTTTTTCAAAGGCTTCCAGTACGTGTTCCCGGGTGATGGGCTTTTTGATGAACTTGAGGGTTTCCGGGTCCACGGATTCGAAGCCCAGGTTGATATAGACCCGAAAGCCGGACCGATTCAGGGCGTCCATGAGCGTGGGCTTTGATTTTAAAAAGGCCCCCACGCTTCCAAAGAAAAACAGCAAAGGCTGTTGCGCTCCGCTCCCTCCTATGTCCAGGATTTCCTTGGCTTCCTTGACGGCGAAGGTGATCGCTTCCTCGCCGGCGGCCAGGGCGTCATGATCGCCCAGAAACAACCCGCGGTAATTTTCCAGGTTGCGGCCGAAAAACTCCTTGAGGCTTTTGATTTGCTCCAGGATGTCCTGTTTTTCCCGCACCTGAAACTTGTTGGAAGACTTCACGCAGCAGAAGTCGCAATGGTACAGGCATCCCTGGGAAATGGAAAGGGGAACGACTTCGTAATCCACGTGCCGGGTGTCCGGGGGAAGCACGCTCACCCTGCCGCCGATAATCTCCTGGAGGCGCTTGGAGCGCTGATACAGAGTATTGTCGTCATGGGCCAGAATGCGCTCCACCAGATCCTTGTCTCCGGGCTGGAGCCCGTTGGCCTGGAGTTCGTAAAGGGTTCCGAACAGCATGGACCAGGCGCCCAGAGCCTTCATCACAACGGGATTGGAAAAATACTCGGCCCGGTCCAGGGAATTGTTGGGATAGGGCAGGCAGGGCAGGTAATACTCGCCCAGCCAGAATATGACGCCCCGCTCTCCGCCCTCTTTTCCGCATGAGTAGTACACCCAGTCGTTGCCGTCGGTC from Desulfatibacillum aliphaticivorans DSM 15576 includes:
- a CDS encoding sigma-54-dependent Fis family transcriptional regulator, with translation MPPAPPPFQENQWQFLTALEALGAPVSQSVAQALAPVDSRSLDQLLVHCREKGWIQDAGEGLLRLSSRLPDKLRLDLEVRNTDRLNGLLADKIEDLGLTDSLGPEIMARIQARAGRMDKAGEIEVERAHQSLARKDHDEAYRRLSRGVAMLHSHITMGRIGVDRLYTESTLELSNLSYAVGRGMRVLSAYLKTAIGVARNSGDDRSHALACLHMGRLMAYYGRPGEAMAMLIQGKEEVERLGDSDIHKAAAEFLGLCSIHQGKFLEAVGYFQTAEQSFAQNQDRLLFYPTILWNLGITLFFNGQVPRALGFFHSYWILARDMGWSAVACIARALLGLALATARKNPQALHHLQEALKDATQANNEYALFIARAGMAIHAYYEDRNQESFAILHQALVEGRQAATAPMLSSLFIVDMLPEFNRQERDASLGKWNYQRQMERAMNQEGVLSNGVGMRLRGEQRLRNGESPLLAMEDFESSIRQFQKVGAVFAQNKTFIAAAMLHLAEGNQGQAADVAFKVWQRIRGMGLDKDLLPVELQRLLDEQGRWQEAEDSLENFIARYMNALKVLDQIEDEEELLYEVIRRQLLLLIAERGVLFVPDPNDQASLIFRTGCNLSRQETGSPSFRASLDLVARAFHEDAVIVEGLPQDPDAPAELGRRRALALPILAPGHLRGVIYLESMYVNDAFDLVPHSLLKLGAEHLARYVHNLVECIRLRQEASRLASFKEIRFGQRKDDSIITRSRAMFQILEQAEMAARSEATLLVTGETGTGKELLVKRIHHFSNRSKGPMVTVDSTTIPENLVESELFGHEKGAFTGADSRKLGLIEMAHEGTLFIDEIGELPPQTQVKLLRALESRTFHRVGGAQAVKSDFRLVAATNRSLAKEVEQGRFRQDLYYRLNVIHLVLPPLRERGDDVIVLARHFLDHYCSKYGFKPLNFNRRDEDMLTGYSWPGNVRELKNVIERAVILSGGRRPALDIRGGVQAEGRDFFSGAPTMEEVQRRYITKVLEKTKGRIDGPGGAAEILGMKRSTLYSRMYKLGLKDVGKKE
- a CDS encoding radical SAM protein; amino-acid sequence: MAVYPQHQITINGEKKGLQAKGKPGFDLRYGKYSEIITPEYEFAFNLNGEIKFIKGRTMEWPHPFEQLKRTDGNDWVYYSCGKEGGERGVIFWLGEYYLPCLPYPNNSLDRAEYFSNPVVMKALGAWSMLFGTLYELQANGLQPGDKDLVERILAHDDNTLYQRSKRLQEIIGGRVSVLPPDTRHVDYEVVPLSISQGCLYHCDFCCVKSSNKFQVREKQDILEQIKSLKEFFGRNLENYRGLFLGDHDALAAGEEAITFAVKEAKEILDIGGSGAQQPLLFFFGSVGAFLKSKPTLMDALNRSGFRVYINLGFESVDPETLKFIKKPITREHVLEAFEKMHAVNSRYENVEVTGNFLMGERLPQGHFPALEDLLKNAPGPSRGKGAVYLSPLKNRGEDEQLLDRYFDLKSISRLPVFVYLIQRL